TCGCGAATCCATCGATACACTTAAGGGATTTAAATACAAAGCAAACTATTTATCCTTCAATAATTTTTTCAAAATCCGTCAAGAGTTATACGATGTTACCCCTTATGCCTTAGCGGGACCACGGCTCGAATTCTTACTAAACAGCAATGTCCCAAGCATGCGAACGGTTCACTTAACCGCTTCTGCCGGCATAGGAATGGAATTTTTATACACCCGACCTTGGATTATTTTTGGAGAAATACAATACAACCCCGATGCAATGAAGGCATTAAGAATTACCGATTTTAGCATTCGTCAAAATGCTTGGGAAATCAGAGTGGGTGTTAAATATGAACGTAAGCGAAAGGCCGATTGTCCGCGCCCCAGCGGTGGAAGGAACTTTTAAAGTCTCTGGTTTTTGAGCATACCCGAATCAATTAAGTGATTCATGTATATTACTCGATTGCAATCTTTTCGGATTAAGAGAATAGATTACCCCATTATTTCTTAACCTGTTCTAATTCTGAAGCCATGCTCAAGGAAGATTTATTGTTAAATAAAAACCGAAAAGGACCGGCCTATGAGAAATTGGCGTTAAGAAATTTGAAGTCATTTTTATGCGCGGGCCTGTATAAGCAATCCTCGAGCGAGAAAACATTTTTTTACTTAGCACTGACCACTTTCGAGCGCTTGGGTTGCGCGGCAAAAATGAATTCGAATTTTAGCCAATTTATCAGCAGCCTTGATTTTTTGCTGACTTTTTGATCAAGCAAAAGGTCAGAGAACATTCATGAAGACTCGAATAAATTATTGAAATACAAAAAAACGAAACCCCAAAATAACATCAATAAAAACCGAAAAGGACCGGCCTATGAGAAATTGGCGTTAAGAAATTTGAATTCATTTTTATGCGCGGGCCCTGTGTAAGCAATCCTCGAGCGAGAAACTAAATTTTTTCATTAACGCAAACATATCGAGCGCTTGGGTTGCGTGCTAAAATGAATTTAAATTTTAGTCAATTGCTCATCAGCCTTGATTTTTTGCTGACTTTTTGATCAAGCAAAAAGTCAAAGAACATCTTGAGAAACGGGCTGGTTCTCGCTTTTAGTTGCCGTTTTTATAAAAGGAAAAAACAGAAGGAGGACGTAATTTTAAAGACTCTGGTTTTTGAGCATTCCCGAATCAATTAATTGATGCAAGTATTTTTCGCGCAAGCAATCTTTTATTACCTGCACATGATCCATACGATGACAATCAGTACCAATAAAATCAATCATATTTTTTTCGATTAAGCGCTCGGCAATTTTCTTCGCGCCACCTCCATAATATCCCGTTAAGGAATTGATATTAACTTGTAACAAAGCTCCCTTATCTTTTATTTCTTCGTATTTTTCAAAGTCATCGTGCCAAAAAGGATACCTTTCGGGATGTGCCAAAATAGGGCGATAGCCGCTCGTAACCATTTTAAAAATTACCTGGTTCATAATGTCGGGCGGATTCATATACGACACTTCAAAAAGCAAATAATTATTTCCAAAAGTGAGTAAGTTGCCTTTGTCAATTTTTGCTTCCAAATCAAAATCCAAATAATATTCGGCAGCAGCAGCTACTTCAATTGGAATGCCTTCTTTTTTAATGGCTTCACGCACTTTTTCAAGTCCACCTAAAATTATTTCAGGAGTGTTCTGATAAAAGTCGCTCATGATGTGCGGGGTGGTAATGGCTTTACGATACCCAAACTCACTCATGCAGCGCAATAAATTTATCGAATCCTCTAGTGTTTGAGCTCCATCATCAATGCCCGGAATAAAGTGGGAGTGCATGTCTACCCCAATCATAGAGAGGTCGGCACTCTTATCGATACGGGTAGATTTGCGAAAAAATTGTGAAAAAAAACTCATGGTACGTTTAAAATATTTTTAATTGCTAAAACCCATTTCTATATAGAGCAGATTCACCTGCTTATTTCATGTTATTTTTAAACCATTCAAAGGTAATTTTTAATCCTGCCTCACATTTAACAGTGGGTTGAAAATTTAGTTTTGTAATCGCTTTGCTAATATCTGCAAGCGAATTTTTTACATCACCTGCACGGTCTTCCCGATGTGTTGCGGCAATGGTAGAACCGGCAATGTGGCGCAAAATTTCATACAGTTGTTTTACCGAAACCCGCTCACCCACTGCAATGTTAAATACCTCTGGACTCACCGATTTATCTTCGCAAAACATGGCTTTCACATTGGCTTGAACAGCATTTTCCACAAAGGTAAAATCGCGTGTTTGCTCACCATCGCCATTAATAAAAGGTGAAACATTTTTCATTAAAGCATCCATAAACAAGGGTATCGCAGCAGCATACGCACCTTTAGGATTTTGCTTAGGTCCAAAAATATTAAAGTAACGCAAGCCCACAATCTCCATTCCGTAAGTCTTCGCAAAAATATCGGCATATTGCTCATTCACCAATTTGCTTACTGCATAGGGTGAAAGCGGTTTGCCAATAACTTCTTCTACCTTGGGAAGTGCTTGACTATCGCCATACACCGAAGACGAGCTGGCATATACCAAACGTTTAACTTTGGCATCACGCGCTGCTATCAAAATATTTAAAAAGCCATTTACATTAGCATTATTGGTAGCAATGGGATTTTCGATCGAACGCGGAACCGAACCCAAGGCAGCCTGGTGAAATACATAATCAATTCCGTGCATTGCTTTATGACAATCGGCAATGTTGCAGATGTCGCCCAGTTGAAATTCAAAGTTATTAAGTGCTTTAAAGCCCTCAATATTTTGTTCAAACCCGGTCGCTAAATTATCGAGCACACGTACTTTTCCGGCATTAAATTTTAATAAATATTCAACCAAATTAGAGCCAATAAATCCGGCACCACCGGTTACTAAAAAATTAAGTTTTGAAATATCGGTGTTGTGAAAGGTAGTTGTATACATAGTTAAAATATCAATCAAAGGCATTATTCTCGGACAGTGTAGAAGTGTAGTCCCAAAGAAATATCCTTATCTTTTTACATATTGTTTATCATAAAAGTGTTGGTATTCTCCGGAAGTCACATTTTTCAGCCAGTCTTCATGGCTTAAATACCAATCCACAGTTTTTTCTAAGCCTTCTTCAAATTGAAGCGAGGGTGTCCAACCTAATTCTTTTTGTAATTTGGAAGAGTCGATCGCATAGCGCAAATCGTGGCCGGCGCGGTCCTTCACGTAGGTTATTAATTTAGCAGATTCCCCTTCCGGGCGATTTAATTTTTTGTCCATGATGCGACACAACAATTTTATCAAATCTATATTGGTCCATTCATTGTGTCCGCCAATGTTATAGGTATCACCCACTTTTCCGGTATGAAAAATCACGTCAATGGCGCGTGCATGATCTTCTACAAATAGCCAATCGCGCACGTTTTCGCCTTTTCCATAAATGGGAATAGCTTTGTTGTTTTTAATGTTGTTGATGCTAAGCGGAATTAATTTTTCGGGAAAATGAAACGATCCGTAATTGTTGGAGCAATTGCTCACCACCACCGGCATTTTATAAGTATCAAAATACGCACGCACAAAATGATCACTGCTAGCTTTTGAGGCAGAGTAAGGACTGTGTGGGTCATAAGCCGTTTCTTCAGTAAAAAAACCGGTCTCGCCTAAAGAGCCATAAACTTCATCGGTACTCACATGATAAAATAATTTTTTAGCATAGTCGGCTTGGTTTACCCAGATGTTTTTAGCTGCATTCAGAAGGTTTACCGTACCTACCACGTTAGTCATAACAAATTCGGTGGGATTGGTTATGCTGCGGTCTACATGGCTTTCGGCAGCAAGATGAACCACGCCTTCAAATTGGTATTCGGCAAAAAGTTGGTTCACAAAAGCGATATCAACAATGTCACCTTTCACAAAAGTATAGTTAGGCTTGTTTTCGATGTCTCGAAGGTTATCCAAATTTCCGGCATAGGTGAGCTTATCCAAATTAACGATGTGGTAATGCGGATATTTTGTAACAAAAAGTCGCACTACGTGTGAGCCAATAAATCCGGCTCCTCCGGTGATTAATATTTTTTTAGTTTGCATGTTGTTTTGCATTTAATCGTTAGGTTTTTTGATTTTGAAGGGCCAACTTTTTTTCCCAATTCCAAGAAGTAGCAAGCATGTTTTCGAGGTTGCGTTGCGCTTTCCAACCCAATTCTTTGCTGGATAGGCTCACGTCGGCATAAATGGATTCGATGTCGCCGGGTCTGCGGTTGGCCATTTTATAATCGAGTTTTAAACCGGATATTTTTTCAAACAAAAGTACCATCTCCAACACCGAATAACCGATTCCGGTGCCGATGTTAAAGACTTCACAATTGCTTTTTGATTTTCCATTTAAGATGCGTTCAATGGCTATCACATGTGCTTGAGCCAAATCAACAACATGTATGTAATCGCGCACACAAGTGCCGTCGGGAGTGGCGTAATCGCTGCCAAAAATTTCGACCGATTTTTTTCTTTTGCCGATGGCTGTTTGTGTAATAATTGGAACCAAATTATTGGGTGTTCCTAAGGGTAATTCGCCAATAATTGCGCTGTCGTGAGCACCCACCGGATTAAAATAACGCAAGCTTATAGCTTTAAAGTTAGCTTGGTTTACAGTGTCTTGCAGTATTTCTTCGCAAATGCGTTTCGTATTTCCGTAAGGCGATGATGCTGGTTTTAGGGGTGCTGCTTCCGAAACAGGCAAGCTATCAGGGCTACCATATACGGTGCAGGAAGATGAGAATACAAATCCTTTTAAATTCACTCCGGCTTGCATGGCGCCTTGCAGCACATTTACAAGCGATAATAAATTATTAGAATAGTATTTAAGCGGAAAAGCAACCGACTCACCAACTGCTTTAAAAGCAGCAAAATGAATAATGGCTGAGATGTTTTTATGCGTTTCAAAAAATCGGGATACGCCTTCTGCATCACATAAATCGAGGTTTATGTAAAGTGGTTTTATCCCCGTTATTTTTTCAATGCCGTCGAGCATTTCCAAGGTGGAGTTACTTAAGTTATCGATTATGATTACCTCGTAACCTTTTTGTTGCAATTCCACCACGGTATGCGAACCAATATAACCTGTACCCCCTGTTACTAAAACTGTCATTTTGTTGTGTCAAAAACGGCCGCAAATATAGCGTATTTCAGCTGTTATTTTTGCAGCTGGTCGATAAGAAATGCTAAATGATTGACGATGGGAATCTAGCCGTAACCTTTTGTTGGAAAAGTGTTCCAAATGCCAATTGTTGGTGTAAATAGGTATTGAAAT
The sequence above is a segment of the Bacteroidota bacterium genome. Coding sequences within it:
- a CDS encoding outer membrane beta-barrel protein yields the protein MNFKTYIASILVIIFLSLAADSASAQFIKGFGATGGATFSKQKWEGSNPDFLSKKKYKAGGNGSLFVEYIDHKYYRMISELQFNMKGARESIDTLKGFKYKANYLSFNNFFKIRQELYDVTPYALAGPRLEFLLNSNVPSMRTVHLTASAGIGMEFLYTRPWIIFGEIQYNPDAMKALRITDFSIRQNAWEIRVGVKYERKRKADCPRPSGGRNF
- a CDS encoding capsular biosynthesis protein, with the translated sequence MIGVDMHSHFIPGIDDGAQTLEDSINLLRCMSEFGYRKAITTPHIMSDFYQNTPEIILGGLEKVREAIKKEGIPIEVAAAAEYYLDFDLEAKIDKGNLLTFGNNYLLFEVSYMNPPDIMNQVIFKMVTSGYRPILAHPERYPFWHDDFEKYEEIKDKGALLQVNINSLTGYYGGGAKKIAERLIEKNMIDFIGTDCHRMDHVQVIKDCLREKYLHQLIDSGMLKNQSL
- a CDS encoding SDR family oxidoreductase produces the protein MYTTTFHNTDISKLNFLVTGGAGFIGSNLVEYLLKFNAGKVRVLDNLATGFEQNIEGFKALNNFEFQLGDICNIADCHKAMHGIDYVFHQAALGSVPRSIENPIATNNANVNGFLNILIAARDAKVKRLVYASSSSVYGDSQALPKVEEVIGKPLSPYAVSKLVNEQYADIFAKTYGMEIVGLRYFNIFGPKQNPKGAYAAAIPLFMDALMKNVSPFINGDGEQTRDFTFVENAVQANVKAMFCEDKSVSPEVFNIAVGERVSVKQLYEILRHIAGSTIAATHREDRAGDVKNSLADISKAITKLNFQPTVKCEAGLKITFEWFKNNMK
- the rfbB gene encoding dTDP-glucose 4,6-dehydratase, which produces MQTKKILITGGAGFIGSHVVRLFVTKYPHYHIVNLDKLTYAGNLDNLRDIENKPNYTFVKGDIVDIAFVNQLFAEYQFEGVVHLAAESHVDRSITNPTEFVMTNVVGTVNLLNAAKNIWVNQADYAKKLFYHVSTDEVYGSLGETGFFTEETAYDPHSPYSASKASSDHFVRAYFDTYKMPVVVSNCSNNYGSFHFPEKLIPLSINNIKNNKAIPIYGKGENVRDWLFVEDHARAIDVIFHTGKVGDTYNIGGHNEWTNIDLIKLLCRIMDKKLNRPEGESAKLITYVKDRAGHDLRYAIDSSKLQKELGWTPSLQFEEGLEKTVDWYLSHEDWLKNVTSGEYQHFYDKQYVKR
- the galE gene encoding UDP-glucose 4-epimerase GalE; translation: MTVLVTGGTGYIGSHTVVELQQKGYEVIIIDNLSNSTLEMLDGIEKITGIKPLYINLDLCDAEGVSRFFETHKNISAIIHFAAFKAVGESVAFPLKYYSNNLLSLVNVLQGAMQAGVNLKGFVFSSSCTVYGSPDSLPVSEAAPLKPASSPYGNTKRICEEILQDTVNQANFKAISLRYFNPVGAHDSAIIGELPLGTPNNLVPIITQTAIGKRKKSVEIFGSDYATPDGTCVRDYIHVVDLAQAHVIAIERILNGKSKSNCEVFNIGTGIGYSVLEMVLLFEKISGLKLDYKMANRRPGDIESIYADVSLSSKELGWKAQRNLENMLATSWNWEKKLALQNQKT